One genomic segment of uncultured Campylobacter sp. includes these proteins:
- a CDS encoding response regulator transcription factor codes for MKILLVEDEKDLNQIIAKCLKKDGYYSVDCAFCGKEALEFLDVAKYDAIVLDAMMPVMDGFEFLKAARARGLGTPVLFLTARDAKEDIIAGLDLGADDYMVKPFDFRELLARLRAIIRRKNATADNEIIIRQVRLNLSKKSVVCAGEVVELTGKEYRILELLMLNRGAILSREQIGESIWDFSGEASSNVIDVLIKNIRKKLGEHGDIIETKRGLGYVVAK; via the coding sequence TTGAAAATTTTACTTGTCGAGGATGAAAAAGATCTAAATCAAATCATCGCAAAATGTCTGAAAAAGGACGGCTACTACAGCGTAGATTGCGCCTTTTGCGGTAAGGAAGCGCTAGAGTTTTTGGATGTCGCAAAATATGACGCTATCGTGCTTGATGCGATGATGCCCGTGATGGACGGCTTTGAGTTTTTGAAGGCGGCGCGGGCGCGCGGACTGGGAACGCCGGTTTTATTTTTAACTGCGCGGGACGCCAAAGAAGATATCATCGCAGGGCTTGATCTGGGCGCAGACGATTATATGGTTAAGCCCTTTGATTTTCGTGAGCTTTTGGCGCGACTTCGCGCAATTATTAGGCGCAAAAACGCTACTGCGGATAACGAAATTATCATAAGGCAAGTGCGCCTAAATCTAAGCAAAAAATCGGTCGTCTGCGCGGGCGAGGTAGTGGAGCTAACGGGTAAGGAATATAGAATTTTAGAGCTTTTGATGCTAAATCGCGGTGCGATTTTAAGCCGCGAACAAATCGGCGAGAGCATTTGGGATTTTAGCGGCGAAGCAAGCTCAAATGTTATCGATGTTTTAATCAAAAATATCCGCAAAAAGCTAGGCGAGCACGGCGATATAATAGAAACGAAGCGAGGGCTTGGCTATGTCGTGGCAAAATAG
- a CDS encoding HAMP domain-containing sensor histidine kinase — protein sequence MSWQNSKIWIKISAITKQIFAAMALFILKFVRNFKQNFTHNFACLKKSRKKNPTQNIELNRALNSTQSQASNFKRNSTQNLAANSTPNFSATSATPDLAQNSNSVLAQSQGQNFSAKIAIRNFTQALSRIFATAKENFSSRALPISLRVTLYYSVFILALAGAIIGICGYILDEVSGSSVSQKKLAHLVQKAAREGKFKSFDDGVFFYEHDGQSGVIAGFVPKGFDPALPLSRQGAREVELDDDEFFYYDAQIKGRSAWIRGVIAVSEFELAMKRVMLIALILSPLFVVLVIYGGYAIIKRAFKPVRTMSRTASEIGASGDFTRRIELPRGKDELSTLAATFNEMLASLQSAFERERQLSADLSHELRTPAAVILAQSDYAIAYEQDASEAKESFAVINNQARKISALIEQILELARLQRGVCLAPVSLSKIASECAQDFQLLCAQKGLSFSSQIAEGVHVNGDELLLIRLINNLLSNALKFTRSSVVLELCVSADACELSISDDGEGIEPALQNKIWDKLYQIERSRNREQNNGAGLGLAIASQIAKIHGTQILLRSEVGRGSKFSVKFKKV from the coding sequence ATGTCGTGGCAAAATAGCAAGATTTGGATTAAAATTTCGGCGATTACGAAGCAGATTTTTGCCGCTATGGCGCTTTTTATATTAAAATTCGTGCGAAATTTTAAACAGAATTTTACGCATAATTTTGCGTGTTTAAAGAAAAGCCGCAAGAAAAATCCCACGCAAAATATCGAGTTAAACCGGGCTCTAAATTCTACTCAAAGCCAGGCGTCAAATTTTAAACGGAATTCCACACAAAATCTGGCAGCAAATTCCACGCCAAATTTTTCTGCTACAAGCGCAACGCCTGATCTAGCGCAAAATTCTAATAGCGTCCTCGCGCAAAGTCAAGGACAAAATTTCTCGGCTAAAATCGCGATAAGAAATTTTACTCAAGCCTTATCTAGAATATTTGCAACCGCTAAGGAGAATTTTAGCTCACGCGCGCTACCTATCAGCCTACGCGTGACGCTTTATTACAGCGTATTTATTTTGGCGCTTGCAGGCGCTATTATCGGCATTTGCGGCTATATTTTAGACGAAGTATCAGGAAGCTCCGTCAGCCAAAAAAAGCTTGCCCATCTAGTGCAAAAAGCCGCGCGCGAGGGAAAATTTAAAAGCTTTGATGACGGTGTATTTTTCTACGAACATGACGGACAAAGCGGCGTGATCGCGGGGTTTGTGCCTAAAGGCTTCGATCCTGCGTTGCCGCTCTCGCGTCAAGGCGCGCGCGAGGTGGAGCTTGATGACGACGAGTTTTTCTATTACGACGCGCAGATCAAAGGGCGCAGTGCATGGATACGCGGCGTCATCGCAGTTAGCGAGTTTGAGCTTGCGATGAAGCGCGTGATGCTGATCGCTCTTATCCTATCGCCGCTATTTGTGGTGCTCGTCATCTACGGCGGCTACGCGATCATAAAAAGAGCGTTTAAGCCCGTGCGCACTATGTCGCGTACAGCTAGCGAGATCGGAGCTAGCGGCGATTTTACGCGACGAATAGAACTACCGCGAGGCAAGGATGAGCTAAGCACGCTCGCAGCTACGTTTAATGAAATGCTAGCATCACTGCAAAGCGCGTTTGAGCGCGAGCGGCAGCTAAGCGCCGACCTTTCGCATGAGCTGCGTACGCCCGCTGCCGTCATACTGGCTCAAAGCGACTACGCCATTGCCTACGAGCAAGACGCGAGTGAGGCAAAGGAGAGTTTCGCGGTCATCAACAATCAAGCGCGTAAAATTTCGGCGCTAATAGAGCAGATTTTAGAGCTTGCCCGATTGCAGCGCGGCGTGTGTTTGGCACCCGTAAGCTTAAGTAAAATCGCAAGCGAGTGCGCGCAAGACTTTCAACTTTTGTGCGCACAAAAAGGGCTAAGCTTTAGCTCACAGATAGCCGAGGGCGTGCACGTAAACGGTGATGAGTTGCTTTTGATCAGGCTGATTAACAATCTTTTAAGCAATGCTTTAAAATTTACGCGCAGCAGCGTCGTTTTAGAGCTTTGCGTCAGTGCAGACGCGTGCGAACTTAGCATAAGCGACGACGGAGAGGGCATCGAGCCTGCCTTGCAAAATAAAATTTGGGACAAGCTCTATCAAATCGAGCGTTCCAGAAATCGCGAGCAAAATAACGGCGCAGGGCTCGGGCTAGCCATCGCCTCACAAATCGCAAAGATCCATGGCACGCAGATTTTACTACGTAGCGAAGTAGGACGCGGAAGCAAATTTAGCGTAAAGTTTAAGAAGGTTTAG
- a CDS encoding EFR1 family ferrodoxin (N-terminal region resembles flavodoxins. C-terminal ferrodoxin region binds two 4Fe-4S clusters.): MIAIYFSATGNTKHYVDRLIAHLGGVCVSIESKACNELLKHHNDVILAYPVYFSDLPRIVRDFLYQNGASFSGKNVFILATMEIFSGDGAGCAARVLKQFGANITGGAHIKMPAFILDVAIFSYSQAKNERIIKEADAKVRRVAKALIAGRPPQEGLGALCRIAGFLGQRLWMKIWDKSPFAKRKPSLDPSRCSGCGACVKPCPMRNIKLACKKAQFGDECTLCYRCVNICERRAITILGRAKNLEKSIPADL; encoded by the coding sequence ATGATAGCGATCTATTTTAGCGCCACGGGCAACACGAAACACTACGTGGATAGGCTCATCGCTCATCTTGGCGGCGTTTGCGTCTCGATCGAGAGCAAGGCTTGCAATGAGCTTTTAAAGCACCACAATGACGTCATTTTGGCATATCCCGTCTATTTTAGCGACCTACCGCGTATCGTGCGCGACTTCCTCTACCAAAACGGCGCGAGCTTTAGCGGCAAAAACGTATTCATCCTCGCTACGATGGAGATTTTCAGCGGCGACGGGGCAGGGTGCGCGGCTAGAGTTTTAAAACAATTCGGCGCAAACATAACGGGCGGCGCTCATATCAAAATGCCCGCGTTCATCCTCGATGTGGCGATTTTTAGCTACTCGCAAGCGAAAAACGAGCGCATAATCAAAGAGGCGGACGCTAAAGTCAGACGCGTTGCGAAGGCGCTTATCGCAGGCCGTCCGCCGCAAGAGGGGCTAGGTGCGCTTTGTCGTATCGCAGGGTTTTTAGGACAGCGGCTTTGGATGAAAATTTGGGACAAAAGCCCCTTTGCTAAGCGCAAGCCGAGCCTCGATCCATCGCGATGCAGCGGCTGCGGGGCTTGCGTCAAACCCTGCCCGATGCGAAACATAAAGCTCGCTTGCAAAAAGGCGCAATTCGGCGATGAGTGCACGCTTTGCTACAGGTGCGTAAATATATGCGAGCGCAGAGCGATTACGATCCTAGGCAGGGCGAAAAATTTAGAAAAGTCCATCCCTGCGGACTTGTGA